The Nitrospira sp. genome contains a region encoding:
- a CDS encoding hemerythrin domain-containing protein — protein MSGRTAVVPGVIEMLKEDHEKVKRLFEEFESAERKEQADIAATAIMELEVHADLEEKLIYPAIREAIDDDEQMNEAIEEHHLVHVLIKELKKLKPKDEAFQAKFKVLGELVKHHVEEEEGEMFPKAQETELDWEALEMEVMKRKDTVVNKFTRGKKPFAKT, from the coding sequence ATGTCAGGCAGAACAGCAGTCGTACCCGGCGTGATTGAGATGTTGAAAGAGGACCATGAGAAGGTGAAAAGGTTGTTCGAAGAGTTCGAATCAGCGGAGAGGAAAGAGCAAGCAGACATCGCCGCCACCGCGATTATGGAACTCGAGGTCCATGCCGATTTGGAGGAGAAGCTCATCTACCCGGCAATTCGCGAGGCCATCGACGATGACGAACAGATGAACGAGGCGATCGAGGAGCACCATCTCGTTCACGTTCTCATCAAGGAGCTGAAGAAGCTCAAACCGAAGGATGAAGCCTTTCAGGCCAAGTTCAAAGTCCTGGGAGAGTTGGTCAAGCATCATGTCGAGGAAGAAGAAGGGGAAATGTTCCCAAAGGCACAAGAAACCGAGCTCGACTGGGAAGCACTGGAGATGGAGGTGATGAAGCGCAAGGACACCGTGGTGAACAAGTTTACCAGGGGCAAGAAGCCCTTTGCCAAAACCTAG
- a CDS encoding DUF4142 domain-containing protein, with amino-acid sequence MEVAIQQQPPPCHRYTSQHEEGAMSHPIASIICGVAVVILSTSWVTAAPDVPLQTTEAFLQKTATGQQQEIDLGHLATQKAESEEVKRFGARMVADHQKARQEVQQLASKGGLQLVNQSSESHTAMKAQLDRASGKGFDRAYIALILQEHAMEMKELEQRARDEKNQAVRQWAADAVPVMKDHLAKAKTIASSLGVPEEHIEE; translated from the coding sequence ATGGAGGTCGCCATACAGCAGCAGCCACCACCATGTCATCGTTATACATCTCAACATGAGGAGGGCGCTATGTCTCATCCCATCGCATCGATCATATGTGGGGTTGCTGTTGTCATCCTGTCAACCTCCTGGGTTACGGCCGCTCCCGACGTTCCCCTACAAACCACCGAAGCATTCCTACAAAAAACCGCCACTGGTCAGCAGCAGGAAATCGACCTTGGCCACTTGGCAACGCAGAAGGCTGAGAGTGAGGAAGTCAAACGGTTCGGCGCCCGGATGGTGGCCGACCATCAAAAGGCTCGACAAGAGGTTCAGCAGCTGGCCTCCAAGGGAGGACTTCAGCTGGTAAACCAATCGAGCGAGTCGCACACCGCGATGAAAGCTCAGCTCGACAGAGCATCAGGCAAGGGGTTTGATCGCGCCTATATCGCCCTGATATTGCAGGAACATGCGATGGAAATGAAGGAGCTCGAACAGCGCGCACGCGACGAAAAGAATCAAGCGGTTCGTCAATGGGCAGCTGACGCTGTACCAGTGATGAAAGATCACCTTGCCAAGGCGAAAACGATCGCTTCTTCTCTGGGCGTCCCCGAAGAACACATCGAGGAATAG
- a CDS encoding response regulator transcription factor translates to MTVQRTPASVNTGRTPSQPVRVLVVENHRLIRQELRDMVNSSDEFTVVGEAENGELACVLAQQLQPDVILMDRDMPRMNGLDATRWIKTTQPQVIIIGLSVYPSGAVARDMKAAGASAYLTKEASPEDFYQAIHSALFK, encoded by the coding sequence ATGACTGTGCAACGCACACCAGCTTCCGTCAACACCGGGAGAACACCATCCCAGCCCGTTCGCGTGCTCGTGGTCGAGAACCATCGTCTGATCCGCCAGGAGTTGCGGGACATGGTCAATTCCTCTGATGAGTTCACGGTTGTCGGCGAAGCAGAGAACGGGGAGTTGGCCTGCGTGCTGGCACAACAACTACAGCCAGATGTCATCCTCATGGATCGGGACATGCCCAGAATGAATGGCCTCGATGCGACGCGGTGGATCAAAACGACGCAGCCCCAGGTGATCATTATCGGGCTCTCGGTCTACCCAAGTGGCGCAGTCGCCCGTGACATGAAAGCCGCAGGCGCGTCGGCCTACCTGACGAAGGAAGCCTCGCCGGAGGACTTCTACCAGGCCATTCATTCCGCGCTCTTTAAGTAG
- a CDS encoding response regulator, with the protein MATILVIDDAAPVRRLLANTLQSAGHEVVEASSGREGLAVYRQRPADLVMVDMLMPELNGLDTIIELTREFLNVKVIAVSGMDGERSLLSTARLLGARQTLRKPFGMEEILSMIRYELAH; encoded by the coding sequence ATGGCCACTATACTCGTGATTGATGATGCCGCGCCCGTTCGCAGGTTGCTTGCTAACACGCTCCAGTCGGCAGGCCATGAGGTGGTGGAAGCGTCTTCCGGGCGGGAGGGGCTGGCGGTATACCGTCAGCGACCGGCGGATCTGGTCATGGTGGACATGCTGATGCCGGAGCTGAATGGGTTGGACACCATCATCGAGCTCACCCGTGAATTCCTGAACGTCAAGGTCATTGCCGTTTCAGGCATGGATGGTGAGCGGAGTTTACTCAGTACCGCCAGGCTATTGGGTGCCCGTCAAACACTTCGCAAGCCCTTTGGCATGGAGGAAATACTCAGCATGATCCGATATGAGCTGGCGCATTAA
- a CDS encoding MEDS domain-containing protein, translating to MYVLSAARRVVAVAAAFLSAGLAKEESCLWILPPPLTISSALDELAHHGLDGSALLAAEQLHISSAEYRYGDGTFDVDDSLDRLAALPARARQLGYVSVRAAGGPKPFTSIESRQAFMRYEHQATTIIAASPMIALCCQASIQSLEADTFKIMRAHPQTLLRTHTGWAGI from the coding sequence GTGTATGTTTTATCGGCAGCCCGCAGAGTTGTTGCAGTCGCTGCAGCCTTTCTGAGCGCGGGCCTGGCTAAAGAAGAATCGTGTCTCTGGATTCTTCCCCCACCGTTGACCATATCATCAGCCCTTGATGAACTGGCGCACCATGGCCTGGACGGATCAGCGCTGTTAGCCGCAGAGCAGCTGCACATCTCGTCTGCCGAGTACAGGTATGGCGATGGCACCTTTGATGTCGATGATTCCCTGGATCGGCTCGCGGCCTTACCGGCCAGGGCTCGTCAGCTCGGTTATGTGAGTGTGCGGGCGGCGGGCGGACCGAAGCCATTTACGTCAATCGAATCTCGCCAGGCCTTTATGCGCTACGAACACCAGGCCACAACGATCATTGCTGCATCTCCAATGATCGCCTTGTGCTGCCAGGCCTCAATCCAGAGCTTGGAAGCGGACACGTTCAAGATTATGAGGGCTCATCCACAAACGTTGCTGCGAACGCACACTGGATGGGCCGGCATCTGA